A single region of the Rhipicephalus microplus isolate Deutch F79 chromosome 10, USDA_Rmic, whole genome shotgun sequence genome encodes:
- the LOC119181288 gene encoding serine/threonine-protein kinase PLK1 isoform X2: MRAVQCLKRRQSVQDGSSLKRAAQSPILNRAPQEAQFNKLRRLLRRLISARPPERRFRSTNDPEDLAFMPVFWVSKWVDYTDKYGLGYQLSDNSIGVVFNDTTRIIQFNDNESVAYVDEDCIEHYHSLEEYPPSLEKKIILLKHFCIYMKKLCTTGEDVSSKVCADNAGRACVQKWLRTSSAMSFYLTNGTVQINFFKDHTKLILCPLRWAVTYIDKRRFFHTYRLEMLRYGCPSPLFCRLKYAQTILDRMTTMSC, translated from the exons CTGTTCAGGATGGCAGTTCTCTGAAGCGTGCAGCACAGAGCCCCATCCTCAATCGAGCTCCCCAGGAAGCTCAATTCAACAAGCTTAGACGTCTTCTTAGGCGCCTGATCAGCGCTCGTCCGCCTGAGCGGCGCTTCAGGTCTACCAATGACCCGGAGGACCTGGCGTTTATGCCTGTGTTCTGGGTGAGCAAGTGGGTGGACTATACGGACAAGTATGGTCTAGGCTACCAGTTGAGCGACAACAGCATCGGAGTTGTCTTCAACGATACCACGCGAATAATTCAGTTCAACGACAACGA GAGCGTGGCATACGTCGACGAGGACTGCATTGAGCACTACCACTCCCTGGAGGAGTACCCGCCATCGCTGGAGAAAAAAATTATCCTGCTGAAACACTTCTGCATCTACATGAAGAAGCTTTGCACAACGGGCGAGGATGTGAGCTCCAAAGTGTGTGCTGACAATGCCGGGCGCGCGTGCGTACAGAAGTGGCTGCGGACATCGTCGGCAATGTCATTCTACCTGACCAATGGAACAGTTCAA ATCAATTTTTTCAAGGACCACACAAAGCTCATCTTGTGCCCGCTGAGGTGGGCAGTGACTTACATAGACAAGAGGCGGTTCTTCCACACATACCGGCTGGAGATGTTGCGCTACGGCTGCCCATCTCCGCTGTTCTGTCGTCTCAAGTATGCACAGACCATCTTAGACCGGATGACCACCATGTCGTGCTAG